The genomic DNA TCGGCCACGGTGAGGTTGCCGCCGATCTTGTTGCCGGCATAGAGATCGAACTTGCTCGAGTAGGGATGGAAGCTCGGGTCTTCGAGCTGATAGGCCTGCAGCGCGTTGCGCGCGTTCTGGAATGCCGCATTCGTGTCGGCGAAGGCGTCGGCGCCGAAGGCCTGCTTGAAGAGGCCCGCGTACGGCCCGGCCTGCAGCCTGGCGACCACGTCGGCCGCGCTCGCGTTCGCCATCTCGTTGGGGTCGAGCAACGGGATCTGCGCCTGCGCGGCCAGCGTCGGCGCGCGGCCGTCCCAGGTGAAGCCGCCGCCGGGGCCGGGCACGCTGATGCCGTCGGGGTTGTCGAGCAGATCGGCATAGGGCGGTGTCACGTCCTTGTAGCGCAGCGAAGGCACGGCGCGTGTGCCGCTGCGGTTGAGCCGGGTGCCGCCGAGCTGCACCGACAGATCGTTCGGCGGGCCGTAGGCCGAGTTCGGATCGTGGCAGGTGGCGCAGGACATCTTGCCGGAGTCCGACAGGGTCTGGTCGACGAACATCCGGGCACCGACCTGCGCGGCCAGGCTCAGCGGGGTGCTCGGCGATGCGGGCGTGCCGGTCGATGCGGAGCTGCCGGCCGCAGGCGGCAGCGCGGCGACGGGCACCGAAGCGCCGCCGCCGCTGCCGCCGCCGCAGGCGGTCAGCGCACTGCAGAGGACGACGGCAGGAATGAAGAAGGCGGCGCGCGTGGCACCGCGGCCGGCCGGCACGCTGGCTACTTCAGCGCCCAGACGTTGGTCTGGCTCGCATCCGGGCCGACCTGCGGCGGCACCGCCACGTCCGCCGATTGCTTCTGGGTGTAGCCCGCCGCTGCGACCCAGGCGTGGTTGATCGGACGCACCGAGTCGAAGTGGGTGTCGGCGCTGCCGGCGTACTCGGGCAGGTTCAGGATGTTCTGCGCGATGAAGCGCTCGGTGTACTTCGAGCGGTTCATGTACGAGCCGTCGACCGCCGGATCGGCCAGCTGGAACATGTCCTGGAAGGTGCGCACCAGCGCGAAGTGGCTGTAGACGTCGCCGTCGGCCACGCCCTTGGGCGCATTGGGCTGGTTGGTCAGGATGCCGAAGATGCTCTGGCCGTGGCCGCGGTTGCCCTTGGTGTAGTTGTTGACCGACGCGTCCGGCGAGAAGCTGCCGTCGGCGTTCTGCACCAGCGGCTTGGCGACGGTGCTGTTCGAGACGTTCCAGCCGCAGCAGGAGTTGAAGCCGGCGGTGGCATTGCCTTCGTCGAACATCAGCACGATCGCTACGCGCTTCTGGCGGTTGGCCCACAGCGGCGAGGCCTCGATCTTCTTCACCAGCGCGTCGACGTAGTTGTCGCCGCGCGTGATGATCGCGCCGCCGGTGGCGACCGGCACGTTGTTGGCCACGCTGCTGCAGTCGCTCGCGGTGACGGCGGCCGGGTTGCCGCCCACCGTGCCGGTGAGGGTAATGCCGTGCATGTCGTCGCACTGGTCGGGCACGACGAAGTTCAGCGTGCCGACCTTGCCGCTCGCGAGGTCGGTGCCGAGCTGGTCCATGTCGTAGCTCGCGGGGATCGCGTACTTGGTCGAGTTGACCTTCAGCACGTCGTCCCACTGGCCGCCGCCCATGGTGCGGTTGCTGTACTTCCATTCCGGTGCGCTGCGCACGTTCTGGTAGGCCATGCCCGGATGGTGCTTGGTCTTGTAGAGGCCGGCCGGCAGCGGCAGGTTCAGGCCCACGGTGCCGATGGCGGTGGTGTTGCCGGCCAGCGTGCCGGGTGCGTAGACGTGGTCCTGCGCGATCACGGCCGGATCGGCCACGCTGTCGGTGCGGAAGTCCTGGCCCGGGTTCAGCGACTCGTTGTAGGTGCGCCAGGTCAGGCCGGCCGCGGCGAGCGCGTTGAAGAGGTTGGGCTTGCCGACGATGTTGTGGTTCACCGCCGCCGCCTGCGTGCAGGTGGTGGCGAAGGGCGAGCTGGCGAGGCCGGGCGCGTTCTTGTCGGGCACCGGCAGATCCTGCACCGCATT from Variovorax sp. PBL-E5 includes the following:
- a CDS encoding cytochrome-c peroxidase — translated: MPAGRGATRAAFFIPAVVLCSALTACGGGSGGGASVPVAALPPAAGSSASTGTPASPSTPLSLAAQVGARMFVDQTLSDSGKMSCATCHDPNSAYGPPNDLSVQLGGTRLNRSGTRAVPSLRYKDVTPPYADLLDNPDGISVPGPGGGFTWDGRAPTLAAQAQIPLLDPNEMANASAADVVARLQAGPYAGLFKQAFGADAFADTNAAFQNARNALQAYQLEDPSFHPYSSKFDLYAGNKIGGNLTVAEARGLKVFANPNTGNCASCHYQGAGLNGSSALFTDFSYEAIGVPRNTAIPANADPSHFDIGICGPLRTDHPPVPGNTFCGMFKAPTLRNVALRQSFFHNGVMHSLEQVIRFYNTRDTMPELWYPTVGGTPKATPDAGFPAYGLITTQYTGGTVKKYDDLPPSFVGNIDTQLPMDGRAAHSTPPMSEQDITDLICFLKTLTDGYKPPATAPTSDACIQ
- a CDS encoding phosphoesterase; protein product: MPTNPKNVLLTSLTALAASILAACGGGSGNGGFIPPVTTPKVTLGGVVTATQFTPGSSTDPTIAPAYYVGAKVCVDANSNGHCESSENPVVTDAKGHFTLTVPANAALTADIGTDAIQSVSGAKVASRDLLRVSLDQVNEQAAGTIVISPLSSEILRQTEANGTDYATEKQNLAARLGVTAANLVADVNTVTGADQTAMLAESKPLDNRFTYAITKFDRGDLYPDALAQPGGDPTLGKLAGVTPNAASTGADPRKPITFAQAQQAAFNVEGIPRYDSVFVVMLENKATSSIVNSAFAPKINALLKAGNQLTAYYATGNPSEPNYTALGGADDFGITDDSQWNCDATGANAVQDLPVPDKNAPGLASSPFATTCTQAAAVNHNIVGKPNLFNALAAAGLTWRTYNESLNPGQDFRTDSVADPAVIAQDHVYAPGTLAGNTTAIGTVGLNLPLPAGLYKTKHHPGMAYQNVRSAPEWKYSNRTMGGGQWDDVLKVNSTKYAIPASYDMDQLGTDLASGKVGTLNFVVPDQCDDMHGITLTGTVGGNPAAVTASDCSSVANNVPVATGGAIITRGDNYVDALVKKIEASPLWANRQKRVAIVLMFDEGNATAGFNSCCGWNVSNSTVAKPLVQNADGSFSPDASVNNYTKGNRGHGQSIFGILTNQPNAPKGVADGDVYSHFALVRTFQDMFQLADPAVDGSYMNRSKYTERFIAQNILNLPEYAGSADTHFDSVRPINHAWVAAAGYTQKQSADVAVPPQVGPDASQTNVWALK